A genomic window from Motacilla alba alba isolate MOTALB_02 chromosome 2, Motacilla_alba_V1.0_pri, whole genome shotgun sequence includes:
- the LOC119697853 gene encoding feather beta keratin-like, which produces MACNNICSPCGPTPLANSCNEPCALQCQDSHVIINPSPVLVTLPGPIMTSFPQNTAVGSTSSAALGTELNAQGQPISGGFGFGLGYGLGGLGCYGRRGGYIC; this is translated from the coding sequence ATGGCCTGCAATAACATCTGCAGTCCCTGCGGACCCACCCCActggccaacagctgcaacgagccctgtgccctgcaatgcCAGGATTCCCACGTCATCATCaacccttcccctgtgctggtcaccctgccaggacccatcatgacctccttcccccagaacaCCGCCGTCGGAtccacctcctctgctgctctgggcactgagctcaatgcccagggacagcccatcTCTGGCGGATTTGGCTTTGGCCTTGGCTACGGCCTGGGAGGCCTGGGCTGCTATGGCAGAAGGGGCGGCTACATCTGCTAA
- the LOC119697957 gene encoding feather beta keratin-like → MACNNICSPCGPTPLANSCNEPCALQCQNSSVIINPSPVLVTLPGPIMTSFPQNTAVGSTSSAALGTELNAQGQPISGGFGFGLGYGLGGLGCYGRRGGYIC, encoded by the coding sequence ATGGCCTGCAACAACATCTGCAGTCCCTGCGGACCCACCccgctggccaacagctgcaacgagccctgtgccctgcaatgcCAGAACTCCAGCGTCATCATCaacccttcccctgtgctggtcaccctgccaggacccatcatgacctccttcccccagaacaCCGCCGTCGGATCCACCTCCTccgctgctctgggcactgagctcaatgcccagggacagcccatcTCTGGCGGATTTGGCTTTGGCCTTGGCTACGGCCTGGGAGGCCTGGGCTGCTATGGCAGAAGGGGCGGCTACATCTGCTAA